The Leishmania braziliensis MHOM/BR/75/M2904 complete genome, chromosome 4 genome includes a window with the following:
- a CDS encoding putative fructose-1,6-bisphosphatase, cytosolic, which translates to MNTSRTLTPITLTQYIIKSQPPHSRGEFTLLMMAIQTSVKVIEKNIRRAGMKGMLGYIAGQSANATGDHQAKLDVISNLAFKAYLLSSTSVCVLGSEEEEQMIIAENSHRGDYLIFFDPLDGSSNIDANVSVGSIWGVWRLPKGTTINSIEDANAVIRSLKGTDMVSAGYAVYGSATNLVLTSGHGVDGFTLDPNIGEFILTHPHISIPKKRSIYSVNEGNYGKWEPWFKEYISYLKMNKSTRYSARYIGSMVGDIHRTLLYGGIFCYPKDSNQVEGKLRFLYEAAPMAMLVEQAGGKAMGSNGRILEQSITRLHQRTPVYLGSRQEVDLCMAFRDRNMKMETRAPLSSKL; encoded by the coding sequence ATGAACACCAGTCGCACCCTCACCCCCATTACCCTCACCCAGTACATCATCAAGAGCCAACCGCCACATTCTCGCGGCGAGTTCACGCTCTTGATGATGGCGATCCAGACTTCGGTGAAGGTGATTGAGAAAAACATCCGACGTGCTGGAATGAAGGGCATGTTAGGCTACATTGCTGGGCAGTCGGCGAACGCAACAGGCGACCACCAAGCGAAGCTAGACGTAATATCGAACCTAGCTTTCAAGGCATACCTGCTGAGCTCCaccagcgtgtgtgtgctcggcagcgaggaggaggagcaaatGATTATCGCCGAGAACAGCCACCGTGGCGACTACCTCATCTTCTTCGATCCTCTCGACGGCAGCAGTAACATTGATGCCAACGTCTCCGTAGGCTCTATCTGGGGTGTGTGGCGGCTGCCAAAAGGGACCACCATAAACAGCATTGAAGACGCCAACGCCGTGATCCGCTCGCTTAAGGGGACAGATATGGTTTCTGCTGGCTACGCCGTGTACGGCAGCGCCACGAACCTCGTGCTGACGAGCGGGCACGGCGTGGACGGCTTCACCCTGGACCCAAACATCGGTGAGTTCATCTTGACGCATCCGCACATCAGCATCCCGAAGAAACGCAGCATCTACAGCGTCAACGAGGGCAATTACGGCAAGTGGGAGCCATGGTTTAAGGAGTACATCAGCTACCTCAAGATGAACAAGTCGACCCGTTACAGCGCGCGCTACATTGGCTCCATGGTTGGCGACATCCACCGCACGCTCCTCTACGGCGGTATCTTCTGCTATCCGAAGGACTCAAATCAGGTGGAGGGAAAGCTGCGCTTCCTGTACGAGGCCGCACCGATGGCTATGCTCGTGGAGCAGGCAGGCGGTAAGGCGATGGGCAGCAATGGCCGTATTCTAGAGCAGTCCATCACTCGCCTTCATCAGCGCACGCCGGTCTACTTGGGCAGCCGCCAGGAGGTGGACCTGTGCATGGCCTTCCGCGACCGCAACATGAAGATGGAGACGCGAGCGCCGCTTTCCAGCAAGCTCTAG
- a CDS encoding 31-O-demethyl-FK506 methyltransferase, with product MAFMLLTGFLGAYIALCVWAHQCVLRTGQLAKRTQQFTDASGCARSVEYKTICGDWGTAMVVREIFKDMVYTRHGIDIPVTGSPLVIDVGCNIGLFSMFVLEVNPHAVVVAAEPIPWLCALAKENTARYGQQVWVEQVGISAASLSGAEFLVDPRVMAGASMYETEITRAWKDAALCRQLSVVGRDNVTAGNLPAQPTLLLCSLLEKPVLQWLVTLLLMPALVLFVIFLLLSPSKRRHVRCDCVPFAELLERSTLHMPDVAMRRRITDGPIALVKVDVEGAEWDVLLGIADSEWRRIEQIVIEVHDVQNRVRRVEQLLRAKGFQEVHVAQEEWVSHNVLRIHSVFARRTKTEG from the coding sequence ATGGCGTTCATGCTGCTGACTGGCTTCCTGGGGGCATACATTgctctctgcgtgtgggcACACCAATGCGTCCTGCGCACAGGCCAACTCGCGAAACGTACCCAGCAGTTTACCGATGCTTCCGGCTGCGCAAGGTCGGTGGAGTACAAGACCATCTGCGGAGACTGGGGGACGGCGATGGTGGTACGGGAAATCTTCAAGGACATGGTCTACACACGCCACGGCATTGACATTCCTGTGACCGGTAGTCCGTTGGTGATCGACGTTGGCTGTAACATTGGTCTTTTTAGCATGTTCGTGCTGGAAGTGAATCCGCACGCCGTCGTCGTAGCAGCGGAGCCGATTCCTTGGCTGTGtgcgctggcgaaggagaacACGGCACGCTACGGGCAGCAGGTGTGGGTAGAGCAAGTTGGCATCTCGGCTGCTTCCCTGAGTGGCGCAGAGTTTCTTGTCGATCCGCGCGTAATGGCTGGCGCCTCGATGTACGAGACGGAGATTACACGCGCGTGGAAGGACGCCGCGCTTTGCAGGCAGCTGTCGGTCGTGGGCCGCGACAACGTCACCGCGGGTAACCTGCCTGCGCAACCTACCCTACTCCTGTGctcgctgctggagaagccTGTTCTGCAGTGGCTTGTCACACTCCTGCTCATGCCAGCGTTGGTACTGTTTGTCATCTTTTTACTCCTCTCTCCGTCGAAGCGGAGACACGTGCGATGCGACTGCGTGCCATTCGCTGAGCTTCTCGAGCGCTCGACGCTCCACATGCCAGACGTTGCGATGCGTCGCCGCATTACAGATGGGCCGATCGCTCTGGTGAAGGTAGACGTCGAGGGGGCCGAGTGGGACGTTCTCCTCGGTATTGCCGACTCAGAGTGGAGACGCATCGAGCAGATCGTCATTGAAGTGCACGACGTGCAAAACAGGGTTCGCCGTGTGGAGCAGCTGTTGAGGGCGAAGGGATTTCAGGAGGTGCACGTCGCACAGGAGGAGTGGGTATCGCATAATGTGCTGCGCATTCACTCTGTCTTTGCCCGCCGCACCAAGACCGAAGGGTGA
- a CDS encoding putative cytochrome c oxidase assembly factor: MTASYRPGALLHLRSSFSFMRRGFSTGATVTAKAAALRDVTTTTSLTCSHRAFRKQGAANPNNTDAAEAAELEKDRQALKKYGALGGFALLCIATLWYGSRQAKQRYFGAEGSARVSVETRGRPALGGPFVLVNTKGYPMSQAEFLGSWAFFYFGFTHCPEICPVELNRMSHVVDAVHAARPQERIAPLFVSCDPRRDSLEAIDEYLSVFHPDFIGLVGTPKQVNDACRSYRIYYSIPTEEDTQQEDYLIDHSIAIFLFDPQGRFVDFFGNRYDEREITEKVLHYMSEYAKDPTWTNW; encoded by the coding sequence ATGACGGCGTCGTACCGCCCTGGCGCTCTATTGCATCTCCGATCCTCTTTCAGCTTCATGAGGCGCGGCTTTTCGACGGGTGCAACGGTGACCGCAAAGGCTGCTGCCCTTCGTGACGTCACGACGACAACGTCGCTTACGTGCAGCCACCGCGCTTTCCGCAAGCAGGGCGCAGCGAATCCGAACAACACcgacgcggcggaggcggcggagctcGAGAAAGATCGGCAGGCACTGAAGAAGTACGGCGCGCTTGGTGGCTTTGCTCTCCTGTGCATTGCAACACTGTGGTATGGCAGCCGGCAAGCCAAGCAGCGCTACTTTGGTGCGGAGGGCAGCGCGCGGGTAAGCGTCGAGACGCGTGGCCGCCCTGCACTCGGTGGGCCGTTTGTGCTGGTGAACACGAAGGGTTACCCAATGTCGCAGGCAGAGTTCCTTGGTTCGTGGGCCTTCTTCTACTTTGGCTTCACGCACTGCCCGGAGATCTGCCCAGTCGAGCTGAACCGTATGTCACACGTTGTCGATGCTGTCCACGCCGCCCGCCCGCAGGAACGCATTGCGCCGTTGTTTGTCTCGTGCGACCCGCGCCGTGACTCGCTCGAGGCCATCGACGAGTATCTCTCCGTGTTCCACCCCGACTTCATTGGACTCGTTGGCACGCCGAAGCAAGTGAACGACGCGTGTCGCTCATACCGCATCTATTACTCCATCCCCACGGAGGAGGACACTCAGCAGGAGGATTACCTAATCGACCACAGCATTGCCATCTTCCTCTTTGATCCTCAGGGCCGCTTTGTCGACTTCTTCGGCAATCGCTACGACGAGCGCGAAATTACGGAGAAAGTGCTGCACTACATGTCCGAGTACGCCAAAGATCCGACGTGGACCAActggtga